From the genome of Chanos chanos chromosome 5, fChaCha1.1, whole genome shotgun sequence, one region includes:
- the LOC115812421 gene encoding sialic acid-binding Ig-like lectin 14 gives MFVIIYFAAIGVLSTDGCYIAEPTGRAAEFSIRVARNKVVEAGLCAVIPCAFTYPHSLVQDPYKRVWFKGDPLNPTVEIPYSEPGEIALQPNERSCSIVINDLVEGENDGEYGFKLEWGAHQTYIFPERVRVSVTALSKKPSLHIPRLMVGQPVTLSCEAPGRCSGATPDITWELNGLPQRATPGNIMTSTGEVTYFSEMLFIPKAKHHNTSVTCRVLFKGNVTTEITRTLTVNYRPRILSSSGCAVQQGITTCICISEGVPLPVIDWNMPEAKTGKNSVMMAESSHTMIKSTIILPSSNTPITKAVCVSKNAVGVRMMTMETDKQ, from the exons ATGTTTGTCATCATATACTTCGCTGCCATTGGGGTTCTGTCTACAGACGGATGCTACATTGCAG AACCCACAGGTCGTGCAGCAGAATTCTCAATAAGAGTCGCAAGAAATAAAGTTGTGGAGGCTGGACTTTGTGCCGTTATTCCGTGTGCATTCACTTATCCACACAGTTTGGTCCAAGATCCCTACAAAAGAGTGTGGTTCAAAGGGGATCCACTCAACCCAACTGTTGAAATACCCTACTCTGAACCAGGAGAAATTGCTTTACAACCAAATGAAAGATCCTGTAGCATTGTCATCAATGACCTGGTTGAGGGAGAAAATGATGGAGAGTATGGCTTCAAACTTGAGTGGGGAGCTCACCAGACCTATATTTTcccagaaagagtgagagtcaGCGTCACTG CTCTTTCCAAGAAGCCTTCACTGCATATTCCACGTCTCATGGTGGGACAGCCCGTTACCCTGAGTTGTGAGGCCCCTGGCAGGTGCTCTGGAGCAACACCAGACATAACATGGGAATTGAATGGTCTCCCACAGAGAGCAACACCAGGAAATATCATGACAAGCACTGGAGAAGTTACTTACTTCTCTGAGATGCTATTCATCCCCAAAGCTAAACATCATAATACCAGTGTCACCTGCAGAGTGCTCTTTAAGGGAAATGTCACAACAGAGATAACAAGGACTTTGACAGTGAATT ATCGTCCCAGGATTTTGAGCAGCTCTGGCTGTGCTGTCCAGCAAGGGATCACAACCTGTATTTGTATCAGCGAAGGTGTGCCCTTACCTGTTATTGACTGGAACATGCCAGAGGCCAAAACTGGAAAAAACAGTGTGATGATGGCAGAAAGCAGCCACACAATGATAAAAAGCACCATCATTCTGCCTTCCTCAAACACACCTATTACCAAAGCTGTATGTGTCAGTAAAAATGCAGTTGGAGTGAGAATGATGACAATGGAAACCGATAAACAATAG